In the Mytilus trossulus isolate FHL-02 chromosome 1, PNRI_Mtr1.1.1.hap1, whole genome shotgun sequence genome, one interval contains:
- the LOC134698014 gene encoding NADH-cytochrome b5 reductase-like encodes MENIYKDPLPECSFTSSGKIVPVQQEKDTLITVENVELNDSAIDFPCKPEKPSDTDCCGSGCIPCVFDIYDQEIKIWEHECSRLRNKAAPGEDDLYKEKSMLSELEYRKFTISQVWPETGDTNRYRFKLPFDRDLGLQIGQHIIVRGRSLNETITRQYTPITDITTSGYFDLLIKIYRDGKMSKIIRDWKVGDEVEIRGPFGSLDYFPGKYRCILMLAVGTGIAPMSQVIQGILNNEEDETFIHLLYGCHTYKDILMKTELDGWAGYWNFSVTYALNQEQEKNYQYGDKVCERRIDETLIQQEISGKTMDKFMILICGTRSFDEDIMKCCDNLGFNQKQMFKF; translated from the exons ATGGAAAATATTTACAAGGATCCTTTGCCAGAATGTTCATTTACCAGCTCAGGGAAAATTGTTCCAGTGCAACAAGAAAAGGACACACTAATAACTGTTGAAAATGTTGAATTGAATGATTCTGCAATTGACTTCCCATGCAAGCCAGAGAAACCCTCAGACACTGATTGTTGTGGATCAGGCTGTATTCCATGTGTTTTTGATATCTATGACCAAGAaatcaaaatatgggaacatgaATGTTCCAGACTAAGAAATAAAGCTGCACCTGGTGAGGATGACTTG TATAAAGAAAAGTCAATGTTATCAGAGCTGGAATACAGAAAGTTTACAATATCTCAGGTTTGGCCCGAGACAGGAGATACAAACAGATACAGATTCAAGCTTCCATTTGACAGAGATCTGGGTTTACAGATTGGGCAGCACATAATAGTCAG GGGAAGAAGTTTAAATGAAACAATTACAAGACAGTACACACCGATAACTGACATTACAACCTCTGGTTACTTTGATCTTCTAATAAAA ATTTACAGAGATGGAAAGATGTCAAAGATAATCAGGGACTGGAAAGTTGGAGATGAGGTAGAAATTAGAGGACCTTTTGGATCACTGGATTATTTCCCTGGAAAA tacAGATGTATACTGATGCTAGCTGTAGGTACAGGCATTGCTCCAATGTCTCAGGTTATACAAGGTATACTGAACAATGAAGAAGATGAAACGTTTATACACCTTCTCTATGGCTGTCACACTTATAAAGATATACTGATGAAGACAGAATTAGATGGGTGGGCAGGCTACTGGAATTTCTCTGTTACATATGCTTTAAACCAG GAACAGGAGAAGAATTATCAATATGGAGATAAAGTTTGTGAGAGAAGAATTGATGAGACTTTGATACAACAGGAAATCAGTGGTAAAACTATGGATAAGTTCATGATTCTAATTTGTGGAACTAGGTCATTTGATGAGGATATAATGAAATGCTGTGATAATCTAGGATTTAATCAAAAACAGAtgtttaaattctaa